The Natronosporangium hydrolyticum nucleotide sequence CGTCAAGGAGGTGAGCCGATGCCGCCCAGCCACCCGGACCTCGTTGCGCACTTGACCCAGGTGATCGGGGCTCGACTACTCGATCCACTAGAGATCCTGCTCGACGGCGATAGCGCCGTAGCCACCCTGCGGCGCCGCGTCGAGCGGCACGCCGGCGAGCTAGCCGACCGCCTAATCGACGGGAGCAGGCCACAGGTGGTCGCCACCGCCGCCCGATTGGTCGCCGCGCTCTACCCGGGCGACCAGGCATTCGACCCGCCACCCGACTGGTGGCGCACCCCCCTTGGGCAGGTGGTCGCACACCGGGTCGGTCACCCTGCCGCCGCCTCGGTCAGCTACCCGGTCGCTGGGGCCATGCTGGGCATCACCCGACAAGGGGTGCACGACCTGCTCAATCGGGGTCGGTTGGCCCGGCATCCGGACGGCGGCGTCGCCACCACCTCGATCCGGACCCGGCTCCAGCGACGAGCCGCTGCGGAAAGGAAGACCCAGCATGACTGAATCGACCATCACCGACAGCGGAGTACCCATCGTCGTGGCCGACTTCGACGGTGCCGGCGCTCCGCTGCTGCTGCTCCACGGCGCCGGCAGCAACCTCGCCGCGCTCCGACCACTAGCGACCGCGCTCACCAGCCGGCATCGCGTCGTCGCTGTGGACCTGCGCGGTCACGGCCGATCCGGCGACGGCCCGTGGACCTGGGATGCCGTGCTCGGCGACCTCGCCGCGGTGGTAAAGGCGCTCGCGCTCGACCCTCCGGCGGTGGTCGGCCACTCGCTGGGCGGCATGGTCGCCGCGCATTGGGCCAGCCACCACCATGACTGCCCCGGGGTGATCAACCTGGACGGCAACCCGTCCCCTACCCACCCGGAGCAGCTTGCCGGGATGGATCCCGCCGATGCCGAAGAGGCCCTCCGCCGCCTGCACGACACGTTCGCGGCGATGGCCGCAGCGATGTCCGCACCGCTCACCGATGAACAGCTGGCGGCGGCCGAGGCGGCCCAGCAACAGGTCGCCCAGCGGTACGGCGAGGCGGGCCAGGCGCTGGTCGACGGGTTCCGACGCAGCCTGCGGCGGCAGGCGGATGGCACCACCCGGTTGCGCCCGGGCGCCGACACGGTGGCTGCGCTGCAGACCGCGATCGCGAGCTTCGACCTGCTCGGGGCGTACCGACGAGCCACGGCTCCGGCGCTTCATCTGCTCGCCACCGAGGACCTACCCGAACAGCAGGCGTTCGGGGAGCTCTACGCGGCGTACCGCACCGGGCTGCGGCGCGACCTGGCGGCCATAGCGGCGCAGCGCCCAGAGCTGCGGGTGCAGCCGCTGCCCGGTGCGAGCCACGCGCTCGCCGCCGAGCACCCGGCCCGGCTCGCCGCGCTGATCAGCGCCTTCCTGGCCGGCGAACCGCTGCCGGCGTGGGATGGGTGATCAGCCCAGCCGCTCGGCCCGCACCTCGGCCCAGCGCAGCGAGTCTCGGATGCCGTCGGCGAGGGAGTGCTCGGGCGTCCAGCCGAGCAACCGACGGGCCCGGTCGCTGCGGGTGTAGGCGCCGGCGACGTCGCCCAGCCGGGGCCCGGTCTCCCGGGTGCGCAGCGACTCGCCGGTGACCTGCTCGTACCCGACCAGCATCTCCCGCACCGTGGTGCCGGTGCCGGTGCCCAGGTTGATCACCTGGTAGCCGGAGCCGTCCTTTGGAACCACCTCGTCGAAGCTGCGCAGCCCCGCCAGGTGGGCCGCGGCCAGGTCCCAAACGTGGATGAAGTCGCGGATGCCGGTGCCGTCCCGGGTAGGCCAGTCGGTGCCGGTGATGGCGAACTCGGCGCCGGTCTCAGAGGCTTCGATCAACTTGCCGAGCAGGTGGGTCGGGCGGGGGGTCTGCAGGCCGGTGCGCAGTTGCGGGTCGGCGCCGATCGGGTTGAAGTAACGCAGCGACAATGCCCGCAGCTCGGTGGCGGCCGCCACATCCTGCAGCATCACCTCGACCGCGGCCTTGGTCCGGGCGTACGGGCTGCCCGGTTCGATCGCCGACTCCTCGTCGACCGCGAAATCGTCTCCCGGGCCGTACATCGCGGCGGTCGAGCTGAACAGTAGCCGGGGCCGACCGTTGCGCAGCAGGTGCTGAACGAACGCGATGGTCTTGGCGACGTTCGCGTGCCAGTAGCGGAGCGGGTCGCTGACCGACTCCGGCACCACGATCAGCGCCGCGCAATGAACCGTCGCCTCGATCTCCGGATGGTCGGCGAAGATTTGATCCAGCAGGGCCCCGTCGGCGATGTCGCCACGATAGAAGCGGTGACCGTCGGTAAACTCAGCCCGACCGGTGACCAAATTGTCCAAAATGACTGACTCAACGCCGTTGTCTGCGCACGCAGAGGCGATCGTGCTTCCGATGAAGCCCGCTCCGCCGGTGATCAGGACCTTCACGCCTTCCCCTCCCTGGTTCGCCGGACGGATGCTACGCCGCTAGGCTGTTGACTCGCATATGACCAGCTGTTGAACGTGGGGTGACGCAGGTGAGCCGCTTCTCCATGCAGCAGGTCCGCGCCACCTACAAGGTACGCGATTCGTGGTGGACGGTGCTGTTGGTGGACCCGGTCGCGGGCCGCCTGGTGCGGGTCGCCGCCGGCCGTGCCTGGATCACCCCGAACCGGCTCACCATCACCGCGTTTCTGCTGGGCATGGGCTCGGCAGCCGCCTTCTTGACCGGGCAGCCCGGCTGGCTGATAGTCGGCGCGCTGCTCTACCACGTGGGCTTCACCATCGATTGCATCGATGGCAAGCTCGCCCGGCTCACCGGCAGTGGCTCCGTCTTCGGCGGTTGGCTGGACTTCTTCCTGGACCGGATTCGGGTGATGATCTGTGTGATCGCCCTCTTCGCCGGCCAGTTCCTGCAGACCGACAACGCCGGCTTCCTCTTCGCCGCCATCGCGGTGGTCTTCCTGGCGCTCTTCGGGTATGTCAATGGCGCCGAGACCGACAAGGCGCGAGCGTCGCTGGCCCGCCGGGCCGGCGACCCGGTCGACGACGAGGCCCTACTCGACACCGCCGCCGGCCCGGCGGGCGGGCTCGCTGGTCAGGTTCGGCGTTGGCTACACCAGCGCCGAATCCGATTCAACCTGGTCAGTGGCATCGAGTTCGAGATGGCCGTGCTGGTAGTCGCGCCGCTGGTGGTGGCGGCGACCGCCCCCGCCGGGCTGTTCTGGGTCACCGGCGTCGCCGGGCTGGCGTTGGTAGCGTTCGAGGCCGCGCTGATCGCCCGGTTCTGGCTCGCCGCCCGGCGCGCCGACGCCGAGCCGACTGACCAGCCGCCGGCGCCGGCGCCGGTCGGCCGCCAGCCCACCGCGCCGGACGAGGACGCCGCAGCCGGCCACGCCTCCACCCGCCCCTCTGGGCCGATCATGAGCTAGACAGCCGACACGCCGGGGTGGTTTCAAGCGGTCGGTGCAAGGAGTAGTTGATTCAAGGCCTCCGCGGGAGTATCCCATCCCAGGGTCTCCCGCGGACGGCCGTTCAGCGACACCGCGACCGTGTCCATCTCGGCCTGGCTGACGACAGAGAAGTTGGTTTTGCCTCTCGGGTAGTACTGACGCAGCAGCCTGTTGGTGTTTTCGTTGGTGCCCCGCTGCCAGGGCGAGTGCGGATCACACAGGAACACCGGGCAGCCTGTGGCCAGGGTGAAGGAGGCATGACCAGCCAGTTCGCTTCCCTGGTCCCAGGTCAGCGAACGCACTAGATGCTGCGGCAGGCGGGCCATCAATCCGCGCACTACCGTCAATACCTCCGGGCTGGAGCGGTCAACAGGCAATGCGCCGAGCATCACAAACCGGGTGGTGCGCTCCACTAGAGTCACCATCGCCGAGGCGTTGTTACGGCCCAGGACCAGGTCACCTTCCCAATGCCCGGGCACTGCCCGGTCGTTGGCCTCGGCCGGACGCGCCGAGATATGCACCTGCTCGGTCACCCACGGCTTACCACAGATCGCCCCCCGGGCGGCCTGCGCGGCGCGGGACTGCGAACGCCGCTGCTTACGGCCGGTACGTAGCGCGTCGTTGACCAGCTCCCGCAGACTTCCCCGCGCCTGCAGATAGATGGACTTGTAGATCGTCTCGTGGCTGACCTGCATCTGGGGCATACCTGTGAAGGTACGCCGCAAGGAGTGGGTGATCTGCTGAGGCGACCAACGTTGCCGCAGCCAGGTAGCGACTTGCTCACGCAACGGTTTGTGGTCCAGTCGGCGGGGTTTAGGCCGCGCACGCCGCTTCTCGGCGTGTCGCTGCGCCCACTGGGCGGTGTAGCCCCACCGGTACAGCCCGCCCCGCACCGGCCCGAGCGGGTTTTTCGTTCCATGCCGCGAGGAATGCGACCGTGCGATTTCCCGCCATACCGACGAGAATCCCACCCCGAGCGCTGCCGCGATCTGCTCGAAGGTCGATCCCTGCCGCCATAGGTTCTCGATCACCTGCCGGTGCCCCAACGTCAACACATGCGCCCGAGCCATGCACCCACTCCGTTCAACCGGTCCATGCCGTGGTCAACGAACCACTT carries:
- a CDS encoding alpha/beta fold hydrolase yields the protein MTESTITDSGVPIVVADFDGAGAPLLLLHGAGSNLAALRPLATALTSRHRVVAVDLRGHGRSGDGPWTWDAVLGDLAAVVKALALDPPAVVGHSLGGMVAAHWASHHHDCPGVINLDGNPSPTHPEQLAGMDPADAEEALRRLHDTFAAMAAAMSAPLTDEQLAAAEAAQQQVAQRYGEAGQALVDGFRRSLRRQADGTTRLRPGADTVAALQTAIASFDLLGAYRRATAPALHLLATEDLPEQQAFGELYAAYRTGLRRDLAAIAAQRPELRVQPLPGASHALAAEHPARLAALISAFLAGEPLPAWDG
- the galE gene encoding UDP-glucose 4-epimerase GalE, which gives rise to MKVLITGGAGFIGSTIASACADNGVESVILDNLVTGRAEFTDGHRFYRGDIADGALLDQIFADHPEIEATVHCAALIVVPESVSDPLRYWHANVAKTIAFVQHLLRNGRPRLLFSSTAAMYGPGDDFAVDEESAIEPGSPYARTKAAVEVMLQDVAAATELRALSLRYFNPIGADPQLRTGLQTPRPTHLLGKLIEASETGAEFAITGTDWPTRDGTGIRDFIHVWDLAAAHLAGLRSFDEVVPKDGSGYQVINLGTGTGTTVREMLVGYEQVTGESLRTRETGPRLGDVAGAYTRSDRARRLLGWTPEHSLADGIRDSLRWAEVRAERLG
- a CDS encoding IS30 family transposase gives rise to the protein MARAHVLTLGHRQVIENLWRQGSTFEQIAAALGVGFSSVWREIARSHSSRHGTKNPLGPVRGGLYRWGYTAQWAQRHAEKRRARPKPRRLDHKPLREQVATWLRQRWSPQQITHSLRRTFTGMPQMQVSHETIYKSIYLQARGSLRELVNDALRTGRKQRRSQSRAAQAARGAICGKPWVTEQVHISARPAEANDRAVPGHWEGDLVLGRNNASAMVTLVERTTRFVMLGALPVDRSSPEVLTVVRGLMARLPQHLVRSLTWDQGSELAGHASFTLATGCPVFLCDPHSPWQRGTNENTNRLLRQYYPRGKTNFSVVSQAEMDTVAVSLNGRPRETLGWDTPAEALNQLLLAPTA
- a CDS encoding CDP-alcohol phosphatidyltransferase family protein; the protein is MSRFSMQQVRATYKVRDSWWTVLLVDPVAGRLVRVAAGRAWITPNRLTITAFLLGMGSAAAFLTGQPGWLIVGALLYHVGFTIDCIDGKLARLTGSGSVFGGWLDFFLDRIRVMICVIALFAGQFLQTDNAGFLFAAIAVVFLALFGYVNGAETDKARASLARRAGDPVDDEALLDTAAGPAGGLAGQVRRWLHQRRIRFNLVSGIEFEMAVLVVAPLVVAATAPAGLFWVTGVAGLALVAFEAALIARFWLAARRADAEPTDQPPAPAPVGRQPTAPDEDAAAGHASTRPSGPIMS